The following proteins come from a genomic window of Ferrovibrio sp. MS7:
- a CDS encoding NAD-dependent epimerase/dehydratase family protein, translating to MTVIVTGGAGFIGSALVRQLNAAGESVVTVDKLTYAANLDNIANLPNPGLHRFVQLDICDR from the coding sequence ATGACGGTAATCGTAACCGGTGGTGCCGGGTTCATCGGCTCGGCGCTGGTGCGGCAGCTAAATGCGGCTGGCGAGTCGGTGGTGACGGTGGACAAGCTGACCTATGCCGCCAACCTGGACAACATCGCCAACCTGCCCAATCCCGGCCTGCACCGCTTCGTGCAGCTCGATATCTGCGACCGC